The genomic region ACCAGAGGCAGATAACCAGGCTGTTCTCGGTGGGCCTGCTGGGCGAAAAGAATAGCCGCCGGCTCGTGCCCACGGGGTGGAGCATCACAGCGGTGGACGACATAATAGGAAGGGGCCTTATCGAAAAGGTGAAGTGCTACCCCACGGTCGATAAGTACCAGGTGTTCAGCGCAGAGGCGCTAGCCAATAACGTCTGCGTGCTTTTAATGCCCACTCCCTGGATGTTTGAAGGCCTCGAGCTATGGCACATTAGCGCCCCCAGCTGGCATGTGGACTCGGACTACGAGCTCTATGATGGGCGAAAGGGTTACGCTTCGAGCCTTGCAGGGGCCTATTATGCGGCCCGCCTGCCGGTTGCGGAGCACCTCCACTCCATACGCCGCCAGGCTGGCGCCATCGCCTTCATGGAGGTCCTGAACGATTGGATACCCCTTGGAGTGTGGAGGTTCCGTGAGCTGGCCAAAGAAGCCCTGTCCAGGCCGCCTCAGCCCTTCGACACTCTCGAAGAGGCGCTTAAGGAGCTCGAAAAGCGCCTCAGATCCCCGATAAGGCCGTGGCTAGAGGCGAGCAGGCTTTATAGGCTTACTAAAGAGCAAAAGCTACTATCAGACTTCTTCTGACCGGCGAAAAATATATTATATGTATAGCGCTAAAAAGTGAATATTGTTTTCCATACACGGAAATCTTTATATTACATAAGCATAAGGTTAGATTCATGAGTAAAAAGCCCACGAGCGACAGCCTCTCCAGGAAGATGGAGCTCATCAACAAAAAGGTCAGGGAGATCAACGAGCGCAGGCGAGGCATGAGGGTCACCCGCATTGAGGACGAGCTCGACCGCCAGGAGCTGAGAAATTACGTGAGGCTCATGGGCTTAGAGCAGGAGGATATCAGCCTTGAGCCTGCCAGCGATGAAGTATTTGCGCCGCGTGGCAGCGTCTTTTATTTGACCTTGGCCGTGGAGGCGCTCATCGAGCTTGTCCTTTTGTACATCTCGCTTTCGTACCTGCTGGCGCCCGGCCCGACCAGCCTCGACTATCTCATCGTTGCCGTTCTCCTGGGCATGTTCTGCTACCTGGGGTACGTCATGTACGCCTCCCTCCGCGGCAGATAAGCCCGTCATTTTTTATAGACATAAAAACCTTGATATAGGAAGATAGGACATTTCATTTTGAAAAGCCGTCAGAGGAAAAAAATGATCGACTTGATAATCTTAGCTGTCTGGCTCATGCTACCGGCGTACATCGCCAACCCGGCGGCAGCGCTCCTCGGCGGCGGCAGGCCTATCGACATGGGCAAAAATTTTACTGATAATAAGCGCATACTAGGGGATGGAAAGACCATCCGGGGCTTCGTATTAGGCTCATTTTGCGGGACAATGGTGGGGATTTTACAGATATTATTGGCTCCATCTATCGCCCCTTACTTACAGGGTTATGTGAGCGAGGGCATGCTTACCCACGCCTCATACGTGGCGCTGCTCACCATGCCGGTGGGCGCGCTGCTGGGCGACATGGTGAAAAGCTTCTTCAAGCGTCGCCTGGGGTTCGAGAGGGGCGCGATGATGCCCGTGGCTGACCAGCTCGATTTCGTGCTGGGCGCCTGGGCCCTGACGTACTTCCTAGATGGCGCATGGTTCACGGCGAACTTCAGCCCGGCCATAATCCTGACGGTCCTCTTAATCACGCCGGTCTTACACCTGGCGACAAACTTTATAGGGTTCAAGATAGGCAGGAAAGACGTGCCATGGTGATCAAATGGATAAGCCGCTTGTTGACATGCTAAAGGAGACTGGCGCAGTAAAGTTCGGCGACTTCACGCTCTCGTCAGGCAGGAAGAGTAATTATTACGTTGATAAGTATGTTTTCGAGACTAACCCTTCGTGTCTGGAGGCCATCGGGGAGCGCATCGCCGCTCAGATTCCGCAGGGTGTCAAGAGGCTGGCCGGCATTGAGATAGGCTCTATACCCCTGGCAGCTATAGCCAGCGTGAAGAGCGGCATACCTTTCGTTATAGTGAGAAAGGAGAAGAAGGGCTACGGCACAAACAAGCTCATCGAGGGCGTCTATCAGAAGGGCGATAGGGTCCTGGTCATCGAGGACGTGGTCACGACAGCGAAAGGTGCCCTGGGGGCGGTGCATGCCCTGAGGGATGCGGGCCTTATCGTGGACATGGTGGTCTGCGTCGTCGACAGGGAGGAAGGTGGACGTGAAAACCTCGAGAAAGAGGGCGTCAGGGTCGCCGCGCTGGTTAAGGCAAGCGAGCTGCTGGGCTACAAGCCTTAATCGGCTTCAACAAGCTTATTTATCATTCCAGCACAGTAGTTAAGAGAGGTTAGATATTCATGAAGGTCCTCGTGGTCGGCTCCGGGGGCAGGGAGAACTCCATCGTAGAAGCTCTCGCGAGAAGCGCGTATAAGCCTAAGATTTATGCGGCCATGGGTAACTTGAACCCGGGCATAAGGCGCAGGTCGGTAGACTATTTCTTAACTAAGGAAACTGATGTCCAGGCAATAGCGCAGTACGCCGAAGACAGGGGCGTTGATTTCGTAGTTGTTGGCCCCGAGGCGCCGCTGGCCGCGGGCCTTGTAGACGAATTATACGACAGGGGGATACCGGCGGCCAGCCCTGTAAAGGAAGCCGCCCTCCTGGAGTCTGACAAGGCGTGGACGCGGGCCTTCATGGCCAGGAATGGCATTAGGGGCGTGCCCCGCTTTAAGGTCTATGATAACCTTGATGACGCCTTCAGGTATCTAAAGGAATACCCGGATAGCGTGATTAAGCCCGCCGGATTGACCGGGGGCAAGGGCGTCAAGGTGATGGGCGAGCACCTGAAAACCCTGGAGGAGGGCAAGGCATACCTGGAGGAGGCGCTGAGGGCCGGCCGAGTGGTCATAGAGGACAGGCTTGAGGGCGAGGAGGTCACCATCCAGGCTTTCGTGGACGGCAAGAACGTGGCCCCCATGCCAGCCGTGCAGGACCATAAGAGGGCGTACGAGGACGATAAAGGCCCCAACACGGGCGGCATGGGCTCGTATACAGACCATACGCAGCTTCTGCCATTCATGGAGCTGGACGACTACAAGGAAGGCGTGGAGATAATGAAGGCCACCGTAGAGGCCCTGAAAAAGGAGCTGGGCATAGCCTACAAGGGCACGCTGTATGGCCAGTTCATGCTCACCGCGGATGGCATGAAGGTCATCGAGTATAATGCCAGGTTTGGGGACCCGGAGGCCATGAACGTGCTCACCCTGCTAAAGACGGACTTCGTGGACGTCTGCCAGGCCATCATCGACGGCTCTCTTGATAAGATGGACGTCGAGTTCGAGAAGAGCGCCACGGTGTGTAAGTACGTTGTTCCAAAAGGGTATCCTGAAGCTCCTTTGAGGGATTCGCCGCTCACGGTCACGGAGAAGCCTGAGTATAAGGTTTATTATGCCAGCGTAAATGAGCGGGATGGCAAAATCTATACGACCTCTTCGAGGTCCCTCGCCATCGTGGGGGTGGCTGATACAATTGCGGAGGCCGAGATACTGGCCGAGATGGGCCTCTCGAACGTGCATGGGGAGTTCCACTGCAGGCATGATATAGGCAAGGAGACGCTCATCCGTAAAAGGATTGAGCACATGGATGCCATAAGGGGAAGGAGACGGCCCTGAGCTATCTTTTGCCTTTTTTACACCTCAGGGCAAGCATCTCTGCAGCATACGTGATGGGGTCTATCATGGGCGATACGGGCGGGGCGTAGCAAGTCTCCACGTCGGCGAGCTCCGAGGGAGTCATCTTCTTGTGGATGGCCAGCGTGAGCTGGTTGACGCGCCCGTGGACGCCCTCCTTTCCCATAAGCTGGGCGCCGACGATGCGCTCGCCGTCCGCTATGAGCTTAATGTTTAGTTGTGAGCCTCCCGGATAGTACCTGGCCCTGGTATTGCTCCTCGCCTTAAAGGATACGGGCTTGATGCCCGCGGCCTCGCACGCCATGGTCGTGAGGCCCACGCTGCCTACATGAAGGTCGCCAACGACGGCGATGGCGGGGCATAAAACCGGCCCATAGGGCACGTCATTGCCCATGAGCTGCTCGGCCAGGAATCGGGCCTGCCTATTCGCAACTGTGCCTATGGCGCAGACCACCTTTCTGCCCGTGATGGCGTTTACCTCCTCGATGCAATCGCCTGCCGCATAGACATCGTCCAGAGCCCTGCCATTCTTCTTTACGCGGAAGCGCTCGTCTACGTCGATGCCCCCTGCAGGGCCTATGTCGATGCCCGCTTTTTTTGCCAGCTCAACGTTGGGCCTGACGCCCGCGGCCATGAGCACCAGGTCCGCCTTGATAGTCTCCCCGCCCACCGTGACGGACTCAACCTTACCAGCCCCATTTATGGACTCCACGCCCTTGCCCGTAATTATGGTGGCGCCCATCTCCTTCAGGTAGTCCTCCAGGAATACGGCCATGTCGGGGTCGAGGGCGGAGGGCATAAGATGCGGCATGCGCTCAACGATTGTGACTTCAATGCCCCTATCAAGGAATGCTGGCGCCGTCTCCAGGCCGATGGGGCCTCCTCCTATGATGACTGCGCTCTTAGCGCCTTCAACGGCCCTTGCGAGCGAGCGGCCGTCCTCTAAAGTCAATAAACGGTGCACGCCCCTAAGCCCGACGCCTGGTACGGACGGGATGAATGGGATCGACCCGGTGGAAAATACCAGCTTTCCATACTCCACTGTCTCGCCCCCCTCCAGCGTGACGGCCCTGGCGTCCAGGTCCACGCCTGTAACGGCGACCCCGGTCCTCACGTCCAGCCCAAGGTCTTTGAACACCTCGGGCGTATACAATATAAGCCTATCAAAGCTCTCAATCTTATTATCTAAAACGAAGGGCATCCCGCACTGGCTATAGGCGACCACGGGGTCTCTTGAGAAAAGGGTGATACGCGTCTCAGGGCGCTTACGGGCGATGATGAAGGCTGCCGTCAGGCCGGCCCCACCCGCCCCAATAAACACTATATCAGGCCTCATATCTCGCCGCTAAGCCTTTTTATCTCTTCCACTTTTCTGTCGAGCGCCTCTATCCTGCTGCCGAGAGTCTGCACGAACTGCGCCGTCTTTTCAGTTGTCACCGCCCCGTGCATGGAAGGCCCGATGAGGCCCTCATGCTCCAAGACCCTTAAAGAATAGCGCACCTTATGCTTAGGGAGGCCCGTAATCTCCGCCAGCTTCATGATGCCGATAGGCTCCTCCCTGATGACGTGTTTTAAAATCAGCAAATGCCTCTCCAGCATTTCCAGCTCAACCTCTATCTTGCTTATGAGCATACGCATCCTCTGATGGATAAAATAAATTAGGCTTGATACTATTAAGACTTTGCCGGTTGCTTGCTTTAGGCCCTATTTAAGCCTGCATAATCTTT from Methanocella conradii HZ254 harbors:
- a CDS encoding Nre family DNA repair protein, producing the protein MDRQAIFGYGETKKESMCVRCRGFMALCGRRVCPILVKAKTYLDLKNIRDSIAGSAPPAVFVGSYGYPRVIAGPLIPPLTGDTMVMDSEKWLGLGFDDILRYRFQLIRSKSAIDVTSAREPSGVLEKVQEMVLSERPVDTEATFEKKPDSRVAFSMREAPAGPSAELKSLSLIDNPSVPAAVDRVTSDRDYKAAPAVLDLFKCNIDQRQITRLFSVGLLGEKNSRRLVPTGWSITAVDDIIGRGLIEKVKCYPTVDKYQVFSAEALANNVCVLLMPTPWMFEGLELWHISAPSWHVDSDYELYDGRKGYASSLAGAYYAARLPVAEHLHSIRRQAGAIAFMEVLNDWIPLGVWRFRELAKEALSRPPQPFDTLEEALKELEKRLRSPIRPWLEASRLYRLTKEQKLLSDFF
- a CDS encoding CDP-2,3-bis-(O-geranylgeranyl)-sn-glycerol synthase; the encoded protein is MIDLIILAVWLMLPAYIANPAAALLGGGRPIDMGKNFTDNKRILGDGKTIRGFVLGSFCGTMVGILQILLAPSIAPYLQGYVSEGMLTHASYVALLTMPVGALLGDMVKSFFKRRLGFERGAMMPVADQLDFVLGAWALTYFLDGAWFTANFSPAIILTVLLITPVLHLATNFIGFKIGRKDVPW
- the pyrE gene encoding orotate phosphoribosyltransferase, with protein sequence MDKPLVDMLKETGAVKFGDFTLSSGRKSNYYVDKYVFETNPSCLEAIGERIAAQIPQGVKRLAGIEIGSIPLAAIASVKSGIPFVIVRKEKKGYGTNKLIEGVYQKGDRVLVIEDVVTTAKGALGAVHALRDAGLIVDMVVCVVDREEGGRENLEKEGVRVAALVKASELLGYKP
- the purD gene encoding phosphoribosylamine--glycine ligase: MKVLVVGSGGRENSIVEALARSAYKPKIYAAMGNLNPGIRRRSVDYFLTKETDVQAIAQYAEDRGVDFVVVGPEAPLAAGLVDELYDRGIPAASPVKEAALLESDKAWTRAFMARNGIRGVPRFKVYDNLDDAFRYLKEYPDSVIKPAGLTGGKGVKVMGEHLKTLEEGKAYLEEALRAGRVVIEDRLEGEEVTIQAFVDGKNVAPMPAVQDHKRAYEDDKGPNTGGMGSYTDHTQLLPFMELDDYKEGVEIMKATVEALKKELGIAYKGTLYGQFMLTADGMKVIEYNARFGDPEAMNVLTLLKTDFVDVCQAIIDGSLDKMDVEFEKSATVCKYVVPKGYPEAPLRDSPLTVTEKPEYKVYYASVNERDGKIYTTSSRSLAIVGVADTIAEAEILAEMGLSNVHGEFHCRHDIGKETLIRKRIEHMDAIRGRRRP
- a CDS encoding FAD-dependent oxidoreductase, producing the protein MRPDIVFIGAGGAGLTAAFIIARKRPETRITLFSRDPVVAYSQCGMPFVLDNKIESFDRLILYTPEVFKDLGLDVRTGVAVTGVDLDARAVTLEGGETVEYGKLVFSTGSIPFIPSVPGVGLRGVHRLLTLEDGRSLARAVEGAKSAVIIGGGPIGLETAPAFLDRGIEVTIVERMPHLMPSALDPDMAVFLEDYLKEMGATIITGKGVESINGAGKVESVTVGGETIKADLVLMAAGVRPNVELAKKAGIDIGPAGGIDVDERFRVKKNGRALDDVYAAGDCIEEVNAITGRKVVCAIGTVANRQARFLAEQLMGNDVPYGPVLCPAIAVVGDLHVGSVGLTTMACEAAGIKPVSFKARSNTRARYYPGGSQLNIKLIADGERIVGAQLMGKEGVHGRVNQLTLAIHKKMTPSELADVETCYAPPVSPMIDPITYAAEMLALRCKKGKR